A genomic stretch from Mya arenaria isolate MELC-2E11 chromosome 10, ASM2691426v1 includes:
- the LOC128204183 gene encoding myosin regulatory light chain 12A-like — MSSTRSRRKKGGRVQRLTSNVFAMFDQAQIQEFKEAFNMIDQNRDGYVDKDDLQDIMVSLGKDPSDDYLEKMITEAPGPINFTMFLTLFGERLNGTDPEDVIRNAFACFDDRHSGSITEEYFRECMMTMGDRWSEEMVDDLFYGAPIKDGRLDYVEFTRNLKHGSRDKDHDDIPDIKPDIKPEQEVADKIPPEVPPKPSKN; from the exons ATGTCGAGCACGCGGTCACGACGTAAGAAGGGCGGACGCGTACAGCGTCTGACGTCAAATGTGTTCGCCATGTTTGACCAGGCCCAGATACAAGAATTCAAg GAGGCGTTTAACATGATAGATCAGAACAGGGATGGCTACGTGGACAAAGATGACCTTCAAGACATCATGGTATCACTCG gCAAGGATCCCTCTGACGACTACCTTGAGAAGATGATCACAGAAGCGCCAGGACCAATAAATTTCACCATGTTCCTTACGCTGTTTGGCGAGCGTCTGAATGGCACAGATCCGGAAGATGTTATTCGGAACGCCTTCGCCTGCTTCGACGACAGGCATTCAG GTTCCATTACTGAAGAGTACTTCCGGGAGTGTATGATGACCATGGGGGATCGCTGGTCTGAGGAAATGGTGGACGACCTCTTCTACGGAGCACCAATCAAAGATGGCCGTTTGGATTACGTCGAGTTCACGCGCAATCTCAAACATGGATCACGTGACAAGGACCATGACGACATACCAGATATTAAACCGGATATAAAGCCGGAACAGGAAGTTGCAGACAAAATTCCACCGGAAGTTCCTCCAAAACCATCTAAAAATTAA